TCTGCGCGTCGCCCGTCAGACAGAGAAATGGCCTAAGTTTCTGGTCATCAAAATCAAGAAGTCGCTCTCTTTGCAATGTTCTCTCATACGCCATATATAACCATATAAGGGCTTGGAGTACCTTCACGACCAGACCTTTATTCATCGAGGAATTAAAAAACGGGGTTGCTTGGGGACTCTTGAGTATGAAATCAGCAAGTCGCTGCGGACCCGGACTTCTTGGATCAAACAACTCGTTCTTGAGCAGACTGAAAAACTCAATGTAGAACCGGTCCGCCACGTTTGAAGGCAGACTAGCGAACCGATCCGTGCTCTTCTCTCTTAAAGCCTCTTTTACTTCACGAAGCAATCTCCTCTGCCGGAAAGCAGGGATTACAGGCTTGAATTCTCTTGGAAAATACTTACGTAATATCCCATAGCCGAACGCGTTAAGCGTTGTTATCTTCAAGTCTTGGCGCCTAATTGCCAACTTCGTCAGTTGTTCCTCGGCTTTCTGCCTAAGAGCAATGCCGGCCGCGTTATCAAATGTTAGGATAAGGACACGTTCTGGATTAAGACCATCTCTGACACGTGATAAGACTCGATTTATTACCGTCTGGGTCTTTCCCGAACCTGCTGGTGCTACAACACGTATGGTTGTTTCACGTGCCTCGATGACGCGTTGCTGAAACTCATCTGCCTCAGGTACAAAGGGTTTAAGGGCATCCCGTGTGTCGATAGGGGTTTCTGCAAGACGCCGGCGCAGTTCCCGTTCAACATCATCTCGAACGTCAATATCAAGACTAAATGCCAAATCTGTGTAAATATGACTTACGGCCTCGCTCTTTCCTTCTTCTCCACGTTTCTGCATCACATCACCGCCTATCCGGAATGGCATGCTCCCCTGGCTTTTCTTCCACCCATACCTTCGCAGTATTATAGGCACATAAGATGGGCTTGCAAAGATGCCTTCTGATGCTGAAACGCACGCTCCGCCACGTCGCCCTAGCGCAGGCCGGCCTGCTGACATGCCGACGAAGATAGGCTATACTATCAGCTTGAATTGACATCCTTGACGCTGGTTGGAGAGCGGCATGGCGTCCTATTTGGCCAACCGGGTGCTCCTGTTCATACCGGTGCTTCTCGCGGTGTCCATCTTTGTGTTCCTGGTGCTGCGGGTTATTCCAGGAGACGTGGCTGTGCTGCGCCTTACGGGGACCTCGGGCGAGGGCGTCGTCACGCCGGAGGCGCTCGCCGAGGTGCGCCGCCAGTTGGGGACCGACCGGCCGCTAGGGGAGCAATACCTGACGTGGATGGCGAGCGTGGTCCGTCTGAACGGGGGCGCCTCCATGAGGACAGGAGAGCCCGCATTCCAGATCATCGCGCTGCGGCTTCCCGTGACGCTGGAGCTTGCGGTCATCAGCCTGCTGGTTGCCCTGCTCATCTCCCTGCCCGCGGGCATCCTGAGCGCGGTGCGCCAGAACACCTGGATGGACTACGTTGTCCGCGTGGTCAGCATCGGCGGGCTGTCCATGCCCACGTTCTGGACGGCTATTCTGCTGCTGCTGTTTTTCGTCTACGTTCTGAATTGGATGCCCCCCCTGGCCTATGTCTCCCTGGCCCAGGACCCCGGCGCGAACATGCTCCAGATGGTCTGGCCCGCGCTTATCCTGGGGTATTACATGTCGGCGGGGGTGACGCGCATGACTCGCTCCTGCATGCTGGAGGTGCTGCGCCAGGACTACGTGCGCACCGCGTGGTCCAAGGGCCTGTCGGAGCGGCTGGTGGTGCTGCGACATGTGGTGCGGAACGGGCTGCTCCCGGTCGTCACCATCGTGGGCGTCCAGTTTGGGCATCTTTTGGGCGGCGCCATCATCATGGAGACCATCTTCGCCCTTCCGGGCATGGGAGTTAACCTCATTGAGTCCATCCGCGAGCGGGACTACACGATGATCCAGTCCATCGTACTGCTCCTGTCCGTATGGTTCCTGGTCATCAACCTGCTGGTTGACGTCTTGTACGCCTGGCTCGACCCGCGCGTCCGTTACAGTTAGGAGGCGAGCGTGGAGGCGCATGAACAGGTAGCGTACCCTGACCTGCCGGCGCGGGCGCGGTCTTCCTGGCCCGCCGCCCTGTGGGCGTTCTGCCGGGCCAAGCCACTGGGCGCCGTGGGGGCGCTTCTGGTGGCCTGTGTCACGCTGGCGGCCCTCCTGTCGCCCGTGCTTGCCCCCTTTGACCCTTTTGAGTTGCACCGGCGCGCCACGTTCCTCGCGCCTGGCGGCATATACACGATGGGGACCGATAACATGGGCCGCGATGTGCTCAGTCGGGTCATCTGGGGCTCTCAGCTGTCCATCTTGGTGGGCGTTCTGTCCGTAGCCCTGGGAACGGTGGTGGGCGGGCTGCTGGGACTGGTGAGCGGCTACTTTGGCGGCGCTACGGACATGACGGTGCAGCGATGCATGGACGCCCTGCTCGCATTCCCCACGCTGGTGCTCGCGCTGATGGTCGTGGCCGTGCTCGGTCCGTCCGCGGGCAACATCATCATTGCGATTGCGATCGTTCTGCTGCCCCAGGCGGCGCGCGTCGTCCGCTCCAGCGTGCTGTCCATCAAGGCGCATGAGTACATCACCGCCGCGCGGGCCATGGGTTCCGGCAACTGGCGCATTCTGTGGCGGCACGTTCTGCCCAACTCTCTGGCCCCGTTCATCATCGTGGCGACAACCGCCCTGGGCTGGGCTGTCATCGTGGAGGCCAGCCTGAGCTTCCTGGGCCTCGGCCCTCCTCCTCCGTTCGTGTCCTGGGGCACCATGCTCGCCGAGGGTGGGCGGGAGTATCTGAACAAGGCCCCGTGGATGGCTATTTTCCCTGGTATCGCGCTGAGCGTCGCCGTGTTCGGCGTGAATCTTTTCGGCGACGCCCTCCGCGATGTGCTGGACCCGCGCCTGCGCGGCAG
This genomic interval from Dehalococcoidia bacterium contains the following:
- a CDS encoding ABC transporter permease, which codes for MASYLANRVLLFIPVLLAVSIFVFLVLRVIPGDVAVLRLTGTSGEGVVTPEALAEVRRQLGTDRPLGEQYLTWMASVVRLNGGASMRTGEPAFQIIALRLPVTLELAVISLLVALLISLPAGILSAVRQNTWMDYVVRVVSIGGLSMPTFWTAILLLLFFVYVLNWMPPLAYVSLAQDPGANMLQMVWPALILGYYMSAGVTRMTRSCMLEVLRQDYVRTAWSKGLSERLVVLRHVVRNGLLPVVTIVGVQFGHLLGGAIIMETIFALPGMGVNLIESIRERDYTMIQSIVLLLSVWFLVINLLVDVLYAWLDPRVRYS
- a CDS encoding ABC transporter permease yields the protein MEAHEQVAYPDLPARARSSWPAALWAFCRAKPLGAVGALLVACVTLAALLSPVLAPFDPFELHRRATFLAPGGIYTMGTDNMGRDVLSRVIWGSQLSILVGVLSVALGTVVGGLLGLVSGYFGGATDMTVQRCMDALLAFPTLVLALMVVAVLGPSAGNIIIAIAIVLLPQAARVVRSSVLSIKAHEYITAARAMGSGNWRILWRHVLPNSLAPFIIVATTALGWAVIVEASLSFLGLGPPPPFVSWGTMLAEGGREYLNKAPWMAIFPGIALSVAVFGVNLFGDALRDVLDPRLRGS